The sequence AAGCGTCAAAGCCAAGCCTTCGTTGATTGTAAAAGAAGTTTTGGACGAGTTTCGGGCGGCCTGTGATATAAATAATATTAAACTGATTTTCAAATCGGAATATGAAGGGGAAATAAATCTTCATATAAAAGTATTTAAGAGGGCTGTGGAAAATTTGGTCAGAAATGCTGTTCAGATATTACCTGACGGCGGCAAAATTGAAATACACACCTATGAGGATGAGAATAACTTTATTATGTCAATTAATGATAATGGCCCGGGCATACCGGATGATATGAAAGAGTCGGTGTTCCAACCGTTTTTTTACCAGCGGAAGGATGGAACCGGTTTAGGATTGTTTATGGTTCAGCATGCAATTACCGAGGTCCACGGAGGAAAGATTTGGTTTAACAGCAAGTTGGGCAAAGGTACAACATTTTATATTTCGCTTCCAAAGAATTAAGCAGAGCAAAAAAGGCGTAACTTCAAATTTGGGGATATCATTGGGTGTCAAACTTTTGTGATATAGCTTTTTGCGTTTTATTAAATATAAGATTTAATGCAAGATTTTTAATTTAACCCCACAATAATTTTTATTTGTACCGAAATAATATAGTAGCGGGAAAAGTAACATTTTGATTAGAAATTAAAAAGTTACTGTAGTTTGGTATGAAGGTATAAAATTTGAAAGAAGAAAAGAGAAAAGAGGCTCGTGATCGAGCCTCTTTCTATTCTATAATGAAACAAGTTTATTTTTGAAGCATTGTTTTTCAGGCAATAAGCGAAACCAAAATATTTGGGATAAGCAACGCCACCGCCATACCGTATAGAAAATCCAGCCATACCACTGAGCCTATGGCACACAGGTAAATCAACCCCACCAAAGGGGTGGCAAGAATTTTTACAAGAATGGGCGTATCCGGATGCTTTACTGATTTCCATATGTTGGCGACATACCCCACGCTGGGGAAAGAATGCATTGCTATGGATATTCCCAGCCAGATTAATATTATGTCAAAAAAATCAGGACTGTTAAATTTGAAAACAGGTATGGAAGCGGCTGAACCGATAAGGGCACCGACAACGGTGTTCAGAATAAACGGTCCTATGCCTATAAGGATGTTTTGCCAGGGCTTTTTTGGTATCTCATGTATAACATATCCGCTGGGGTTTTTAAATTGAAAATAACGCACATCAAAAACTGGAACTTTCAAAAGACGGCAGAACAACTGATGTGCCATTTCATGCATTATTACCCCCGGAAAAGTGAAAACTGATATAACAATACCTGGTATTATCAGCATAAGATCAATTCTCCTTTGAAACCTGTTTTCTCCATTCCAATTCACCGTTGAATATGGAAGTGAGCAAGTTAATCGTGTAATTATCTTTATATGCACCGTTTTTTAAAGCTTCAAACATCTCATCCCTTTCTTTGGGCATGTTGTTGTAGTGGTATGCCAGAGCCATGTTGGCTATCGAAAGGGGATTCGTTTTGTCAAGATTGTATGTTTGGATTGCAAGTTCCAACCCTTTCTTGACATCTCCAAGTTTGAGTTCGGCTCTTACAAGATTTCCCAAAGCGGCAGTGTTTTGCCGGTTGTCAGCCAAAACTCTGTTGCAGTGTTCCACAGATTTGTTATAGTCTCCCTTTTCACAGTATATTTCAGCAAGAAGAAGGTGAGCGAAATAGAAATCTTCATATTTTGCAAGAATGTCATTTGCAAGCTTTTCAGCTTCATCATACTCTTTAAGTTCAACTTTTTTGTCTGCAAGGTAATAGGTTGCGCAAACATCATCGGGATAAATGCTTAAATATTCGGAAACTGCCTCTACCAGTGTTTTGGTGTCGTCGTAATATTCCAACAGCAAAGTGTAGAAACTGTTGCTTTGAGGATAGTAACAAGTCTTGATTTTAGTAAATATTTCATTTACTTTCTCTACCAGTTCTGTATCTTCTTCTTCCCTTCCCGATATAATCGTAAAGGTGTCATAGGCCTCGTCAATCTGCAAATTGTAATACTGGGCAAGAAACAGTTTTGCCAGAATCTGCGTAGAATTAGAATATTTTTCTGCCACTTTTTTATATTCATTGGCCGCAGTAATGTAATTTTTTTCTTTTGCAGCTTTTTCACCTCTGCTGAAAGCTACGGCTGTGCTTACAACAGAAGGAAGTCTTACAAGAGAGAAGACGGTTGCCGCAAGTATGATTAAAGAAAAAATTATTACCCATAAAGGAAAAGAACGTTTTGAAAGTTTTTTTCTGCAGTCTGCGCACAAATCAACGTTGTAACCTTCTTCTATATCGGGGCTCAAACAGTTTTGGCACATCCTCTTTGCCTCGTGTTCCTGTGTGCCTGGGTTGTAATCCTGGCTTTCAAAATTTTGTTCCATATAATTCCCCCTAAAACAAATTATAATAGGTAACGGCGTGGTGGGACTTCAGGCGAAGAAATAAATACAGCGATGGTTTATACATGCAATTTTTGCAAAAGA comes from Acetivibrio thermocellus ATCC 27405 and encodes:
- a CDS encoding tetratricopeptide repeat protein; the protein is MEQNFESQDYNPGTQEHEAKRMCQNCLSPDIEEGYNVDLCADCRKKLSKRSFPLWVIIFSLIILAATVFSLVRLPSVVSTAVAFSRGEKAAKEKNYITAANEYKKVAEKYSNSTQILAKLFLAQYYNLQIDEAYDTFTIISGREEEDTELVEKVNEIFTKIKTCYYPQSNSFYTLLLEYYDDTKTLVEAVSEYLSIYPDDVCATYYLADKKVELKEYDEAEKLANDILAKYEDFYFAHLLLAEIYCEKGDYNKSVEHCNRVLADNRQNTAALGNLVRAELKLGDVKKGLELAIQTYNLDKTNPLSIANMALAYHYNNMPKERDEMFEALKNGAYKDNYTINLLTSIFNGELEWRKQVSKEN
- a CDS encoding metalloprotease family protein — protein: MLIIPGIVISVFTFPGVIMHEMAHQLFCRLLKVPVFDVRYFQFKNPSGYVIHEIPKKPWQNILIGIGPFILNTVVGALIGSAASIPVFKFNSPDFFDIILIWLGISIAMHSFPSVGYVANIWKSVKHPDTPILVKILATPLVGLIYLCAIGSVVWLDFLYGMAVALLIPNILVSLIA
- a CDS encoding ATP-binding protein; the encoded protein is MYNEMQASENIISFENTYIIKHNSVGASPKMIAAEELMAAAIHDLKNPLASIRGLGQLGMLTSSSKRERSYFERIIKQVDSLNTSVIDLLSVFKPERSVKAKPSLIVKEVLDEFRAACDINNIKLIFKSEYEGEINLHIKVFKRAVENLVRNAVQILPDGGKIEIHTYEDENNFIMSINDNGPGIPDDMKESVFQPFFYQRKDGTGLGLFMVQHAITEVHGGKIWFNSKLGKGTTFYISLPKN